The Aequorivita sublithincola DSM 14238 genome window below encodes:
- a CDS encoding tetratricopeptide repeat protein: MISEIKNRKSLFIRAFLLVLLLSSITAFAQPQQAKEQKKELKAAQNFLSEAQQSLQKDKFPAAEADYRKAIFLNPKSETAKYNLGTAYYGKEKNAEAMLRFQQAATTATDKAEKHKAFHNLGNTFMNEKKYTEAVEAYKNALRNNPNDDETRYNLALAKDMLDKNPPPPEDKDDKDKKDQDKKDQDKKDQQDKQDKKDQGDKGDQKADKDKGDDKQDKKEGDKDKDQGKPKDEEGDKPQQQQPVPGQLSPQQVKSLLEAMNNEEKKTQDKINAEKQKGAKVKSDKDW; the protein is encoded by the coding sequence ATGATTTCAGAAATAAAAAATAGAAAATCACTTTTTATCAGGGCCTTCCTATTGGTTCTGTTACTGTCTTCTATTACTGCTTTTGCGCAACCTCAGCAAGCTAAAGAACAGAAAAAAGAACTGAAAGCTGCGCAGAATTTTTTAAGTGAAGCGCAACAATCACTTCAGAAAGATAAATTTCCTGCTGCGGAAGCAGATTATAGAAAAGCAATTTTCTTAAACCCAAAAAGTGAAACCGCAAAGTACAATTTAGGAACAGCTTACTACGGAAAAGAAAAAAATGCAGAGGCGATGCTTCGCTTCCAACAAGCCGCAACTACTGCAACGGACAAAGCTGAAAAACACAAAGCATTCCACAATTTGGGGAATACTTTTATGAATGAAAAGAAATATACTGAAGCTGTGGAAGCTTATAAAAACGCACTTCGAAACAATCCTAATGACGATGAAACTCGTTATAATTTAGCTTTGGCAAAGGATATGTTGGATAAAAATCCGCCACCGCCTGAAGACAAAGACGACAAAGACAAAAAGGATCAGGATAAGAAGGATCAAGATAAAAAAGATCAACAAGACAAGCAGGACAAAAAAGACCAAGGCGATAAGGGCGACCAAAAAGCCGACAAAGATAAAGGCGACGATAAGCAAGATAAAAAAGAAGGCGATAAAGACAAAGACCAAGGCAAACCAAAAGATGAAGAAGGAGACAAACCTCAACAGCAACAACCTGTTCCTGGACAACTTTCTCCACAACAAGTGAAAAGTTTGTTGGAAGCAATGAACAACGAAGAGAAAAAAACGCAGGATAAAATAAATGCCGAAAAGCAAAAAGGCGCAAAAGTGAAATCTGATAAAGATTGGTAG
- a CDS encoding BatD family protein has protein sequence MKTKYFLFLLTFVLCSIAATAQVQFDAKVSKRTLGINERLRIDFEMNQDGDNFRPPNFEGFRVVGGPNQSVSNSWINGKRSFSKTYSYFLSPQTRGKVTIAQATIEIEGETYKTLPIEVNITEAVSVPKDGNNAEYVASENVHLVAEVSDANPFLNEAITVTYKLYVSHDVSITSQWREIDTPKYADFWSQNIDNKNNFKVYEGKYNGEDYRYVVLRTTVLYPQKTGKLDIEPLTLDIPIDVQGNRRDIFGRRSIERVNKTISAGNRTIDVKPLPLEGKPDGFNGAVGDFAFDVKTNKTTLNANESLQLDVQVSGKGNLKLFTAPSVKLPNTLEVYEPEHSESVNTTIGGMQGSITDSYTIVPQFKGTYPVNPITFSFFDPKTEKYRTITSKEFTIEVENGPISAATTSTNENNAKKRVVLSKDNFKYIKLDANLKPIAQQEFFQSPLFWSLLGGPFLLIPLFILAGKKRKQRLNDVEGNKLRRANKLAKRYLSEAKRNISNPVAFYESLERSLHNYLKAKLNIETSEMEKSGISKMLLERNVEAPVVENFIDLLKNCEFARYASTSTASVQQDYNKAAEVISTIDKQIQ, from the coding sequence ATGAAGACGAAGTATTTTTTATTCCTATTAACGTTTGTACTGTGCAGTATCGCTGCCACAGCGCAAGTTCAGTTTGATGCCAAAGTGAGCAAAAGAACGCTCGGAATAAACGAGCGTTTGCGAATAGATTTCGAAATGAACCAAGATGGCGATAACTTTAGACCCCCAAATTTTGAAGGTTTTCGCGTTGTTGGTGGGCCAAACCAATCCGTTAGCAATTCTTGGATTAACGGAAAAAGAAGTTTTTCAAAAACCTATTCTTACTTTTTATCTCCACAAACACGTGGAAAAGTTACTATTGCCCAAGCGACTATTGAAATAGAAGGAGAAACTTACAAAACACTTCCAATTGAAGTGAATATTACTGAGGCTGTTTCAGTTCCTAAAGACGGAAATAATGCAGAATATGTGGCAAGTGAAAATGTACATTTGGTTGCAGAAGTTTCAGACGCAAATCCTTTTTTAAACGAAGCGATAACGGTTACTTACAAATTATATGTTTCGCACGACGTGAGCATTACCAGCCAATGGCGTGAGATTGATACGCCAAAATACGCAGACTTCTGGAGCCAGAATATTGACAATAAAAACAACTTTAAAGTTTACGAAGGCAAATACAACGGCGAAGATTATCGCTATGTGGTTTTAAGAACAACAGTACTTTATCCACAAAAAACAGGCAAGCTCGATATTGAACCGCTAACGCTGGATATTCCTATTGATGTTCAAGGCAATCGCCGCGATATTTTTGGGCGTAGATCTATTGAACGTGTGAACAAAACTATTTCTGCAGGAAACCGAACTATTGATGTGAAACCTCTTCCATTGGAGGGAAAACCCGATGGTTTTAACGGTGCTGTGGGTGATTTTGCTTTTGATGTAAAAACCAATAAAACCACACTAAACGCCAACGAATCGCTACAACTAGACGTACAAGTTTCTGGAAAAGGAAATTTGAAATTGTTCACCGCGCCATCCGTTAAACTTCCAAATACATTGGAGGTTTATGAGCCAGAACACAGTGAAAGCGTAAATACTACTATCGGCGGAATGCAAGGTTCCATCACAGATTCCTATACAATTGTTCCCCAATTTAAAGGAACCTATCCCGTGAACCCGATTACATTTTCTTTTTTCGATCCCAAGACTGAAAAATATAGAACAATCACTTCCAAAGAATTTACTATTGAAGTTGAAAATGGACCAATCTCTGCTGCGACCACTTCAACCAATGAAAACAATGCTAAAAAACGAGTTGTTCTTTCAAAAGACAATTTTAAGTATATAAAATTAGACGCTAATTTAAAACCGATAGCGCAGCAAGAATTTTTTCAATCACCATTGTTTTGGTCACTTTTAGGAGGTCCATTTTTATTGATTCCTTTATTTATTCTTGCCGGAAAAAAACGTAAACAACGTTTAAATGATGTGGAAGGAAACAAATTACGTCGCGCAAACAAGCTCGCCAAAAGATATCTTTCTGAAGCAAAACGAAACATTTCAAACCCAGTTGCATTTTATGAATCTTTGGAACGTTCGCTTCACAATTACTTAAAGGCGAAGTTGAATATTGAAACTTCTGAAATGGAAAAGAGCGGTATTTCAAAAATGTTACTAGAAAGAAATGTAGAAGCGCCCGTCGTTGAAAACTTTATCGATTTGCTGAAAAACTGTGAATTTGCACGTTATGCTTCCACTTCAACGGCTTCAGTGCAGCAAGATTATAACAAAGCGGCAGAAGTTATTTCAACCATAGATAAACAAATACAGTAA
- a CDS encoding tetratricopeptide repeat protein — MKKLLYLLILLVSFSSFGQSKNLFEQGKELYKNGKYQQSINVWMQILDKGEHSAELYFNLGNAQYKLNHIGPSVYYYEKALQLSPNDADIKNNLAFAENARIDAIEPLPKTVFSKWYKSVAGIFTFNGWATLAVVLSLLFVTLFLLYYFSYTEKRKRLLFVASMFAGLVLVASLAMSFLTYGDFTKNQPAIIFASEIEVKTEPSMGSNVAFTLHEGTKVQISAQDGNWYRISLADGKDGWIPSSDLKQL, encoded by the coding sequence ATGAAAAAGCTACTGTACCTACTTATTTTATTAGTTTCTTTCTCCAGTTTTGGTCAAAGCAAAAATCTTTTTGAACAAGGAAAAGAACTTTACAAAAACGGAAAATATCAACAATCTATAAACGTTTGGATGCAAATTTTGGACAAAGGTGAACATTCTGCCGAGCTGTATTTCAACTTAGGAAATGCGCAATATAAGCTAAATCATATTGGTCCGAGCGTGTATTATTATGAAAAAGCGCTTCAACTTTCGCCAAACGATGCTGATATAAAAAACAATTTAGCTTTTGCTGAAAACGCACGAATTGATGCTATAGAACCACTGCCAAAAACTGTTTTTTCAAAATGGTACAAGAGCGTTGCTGGAATATTCACTTTTAACGGTTGGGCTACTTTGGCTGTTGTGCTTTCGTTGCTTTTCGTTACACTTTTTCTGCTCTATTATTTTTCTTATACTGAAAAAAGAAAGCGGTTATTATTTGTAGCTTCAATGTTCGCTGGTTTAGTATTAGTGGCTTCGTTGGCAATGTCTTTTTTAACTTATGGCGATTTCACCAAAAATCAACCTGCTATTATTTTTGCAAGTGAGATAGAAGTAAAAACCGAGCCTTCTATGGGTAGCAACGTTGCCTTCACGCTTCACGAAGGTACTAAGGTTCAAATTTCTGCGCAGGATGGAAATTGGTATAGAATCAGTTTGGCTGACGGAAAAGATGGCTGGATTCCTTCTTCAGATTTAAAGCAGCTTTAG
- a CDS encoding CvpA family protein, with product MNTIDIVLGIIFIIAFFVGFKKGLLRALASLVGLVVAVYCAMYFSGYVSVYLEKWFNWSQDLNTISSFLITFLLIMLLFSLVGRLLTKVADFAMLGIFNKLFGGVFNVFKFAFLISVIFMFVNASENYSILTEEKRETSVLYGPVASLAPAILPAIMKEVDDLNIDLPEINNSTENTEEDLE from the coding sequence ATGAACACAATAGATATTGTTCTCGGCATTATTTTTATCATCGCTTTTTTTGTAGGATTTAAAAAAGGATTGTTGCGCGCGCTTGCCTCTTTGGTTGGTTTGGTAGTTGCCGTTTATTGCGCCATGTATTTTTCAGGTTATGTAAGTGTCTATCTAGAAAAATGGTTCAATTGGAGTCAAGATTTAAATACTATTTCTTCATTTTTAATCACTTTCTTGTTGATAATGCTGCTTTTCAGCTTAGTGGGTAGACTGCTGACAAAAGTTGCCGATTTTGCGATGTTGGGAATTTTCAACAAACTTTTTGGTGGGGTTTTTAATGTGTTTAAATTCGCCTTTTTAATTAGCGTGATTTTTATGTTCGTGAACGCTTCAGAAAATTATAGCATTCTTACTGAAGAAAAACGAGAAACATCTGTATTATATGGTCCAGTGGCTTCACTTGCACCGGCAATTTTACCTGCGATTATGAAGGAAGTTGATGATTTGAATATTGACCTTCCAGAAATAAATAATTCTACAGAAAACACGGAGGAAGATTTAGAATAA
- the pheS gene encoding phenylalanine--tRNA ligase subunit alpha gives MIQTINNHIAEVQAFSSTNKEEIENFRIKYLGKKGVLNDFFAEFKNVPNDQKKEFGQVINTLKNAAQEKVDSLKEALESSTETKGVYGDLSRPGEVIPLGSRHPISIVKNKIIDIFLRIGFNVSEGPEMEDDWHNFTALNLPEYHPARDMQDTFFIQTNPDVLLRTHTSSVQVRYMENNKPPIRTISPGRVYRNEAISARSHCFFHQVEGLYVDKGVSFADLKQTLQYFTTEMFGKSKIRLRPSYFPFTEPSAEVDVYWGLETDADHRITKGTGWLEIGGCGMVDPNVLKNCGIDPEIYSGFAFGVGIDRIAMLLHQIPDIRMFSENDVRFLEQFKSAL, from the coding sequence ATGATACAAACAATAAATAACCACATCGCCGAAGTACAAGCCTTTTCTTCAACAAACAAAGAAGAAATAGAAAACTTCCGTATAAAATATTTAGGTAAAAAAGGAGTGTTAAATGACTTTTTCGCAGAGTTTAAAAACGTGCCAAACGACCAGAAAAAAGAGTTTGGGCAAGTTATAAACACACTTAAAAACGCGGCGCAGGAAAAGGTAGATTCACTTAAAGAAGCTCTTGAAAGCAGCACCGAAACTAAAGGTGTTTACGGCGATCTTTCTCGTCCTGGCGAAGTAATTCCTTTGGGATCTCGCCATCCTATTTCCATTGTAAAAAATAAAATTATCGACATCTTTTTACGTATCGGTTTCAACGTTTCCGAAGGACCTGAAATGGAAGACGATTGGCACAACTTTACCGCATTAAACCTTCCCGAATATCACCCAGCACGCGATATGCAGGATACGTTTTTCATTCAGACCAACCCAGATGTTTTGTTGCGCACGCATACATCCTCGGTTCAGGTTCGGTATATGGAAAACAACAAACCTCCAATTCGCACCATTTCACCCGGTCGTGTTTATAGAAATGAAGCTATTTCAGCGCGTTCACATTGCTTTTTCCACCAAGTTGAAGGTTTGTATGTAGACAAAGGTGTAAGCTTCGCAGATTTGAAGCAAACGCTACAATATTTCACTACGGAAATGTTCGGAAAATCTAAAATTCGTCTTCGTCCGTCTTATTTTCCCTTTACGGAACCAAGTGCAGAAGTTGATGTTTACTGGGGTTTAGAAACAGACGCAGATCATAGAATCACAAAAGGAACCGGCTGGCTAGAAATTGGCGGCTGTGGAATGGTGGATCCAAACGTACTTAAAAACTGTGGTATCGATCCAGAGATTTATTCCGGCTTTGCCTTTGGCGTGGGTATAGATCGTATTGCAATGCTTTTACACCAAATTCCAGACATTAGAATGTTTAGCGAAAATGATGTTCGCTTTTTGGAGCAGTTTAAAAGTGCCCTTTAA
- a CDS encoding ABC transporter ATP-binding protein has product MLKVEINSFSYSEKTILKDIDFTLKPGEHLSILGESGCGKSTLLHLVYGLLHLELGSIYFNDKKLLGPTKTLIPGESFMKLVAQEFNIMPFTTVTENLGSHLSGLEEEKDAQRIDELLEVVEMEAFKNTLVKNLSGGQKQRVALAKALANTPEILLLDEPFSNIDTFRKNKLQRKIFSYLKENNISCITATHDSDEALAFSDHILMLKNGTKELFGTPEFIYKNVSTEYQAGFFGEANLLPNNLFSTENSSEEIIVFPHQLKISEEKTQLKVSVKKSYFKGNHYLIESDFKDKTIFFNNQFPLKKGTICRLKISEMI; this is encoded by the coding sequence ATGCTAAAAGTTGAAATCAATTCATTTTCATATTCCGAAAAAACTATTCTTAAGGATATAGATTTCACCTTAAAACCAGGCGAGCACCTCAGCATCCTTGGCGAAAGCGGCTGCGGAAAATCTACACTTTTACATCTCGTTTATGGGCTTCTTCATTTAGAACTCGGAAGCATATATTTCAACGATAAAAAACTTCTCGGTCCAACAAAAACCTTAATTCCCGGCGAGTCATTTATGAAGCTTGTTGCTCAGGAATTCAACATTATGCCTTTTACAACCGTAACCGAAAACTTGGGTTCGCATCTTTCAGGACTTGAGGAAGAAAAGGATGCTCAAAGAATTGATGAATTATTGGAAGTTGTTGAAATGGAAGCTTTCAAAAATACGTTGGTAAAAAACTTAAGTGGGGGACAAAAACAACGCGTGGCTTTAGCAAAAGCTTTGGCGAACACACCAGAAATTTTATTGTTAGACGAGCCTTTCAGCAATATTGATACGTTCAGAAAAAATAAATTACAGCGGAAAATTTTCAGTTATTTAAAAGAAAACAACATCAGTTGCATCACAGCAACCCACGATAGCGACGAAGCGTTGGCGTTTTCAGACCATATTTTAATGCTTAAAAACGGAACCAAAGAACTGTTCGGAACACCAGAATTTATTTATAAAAATGTTTCTACGGAATATCAAGCTGGTTTTTTTGGCGAAGCGAATTTGCTTCCTAATAATCTTTTTTCAACTGAAAATTCTTCAGAAGAAATCATCGTTTTTCCACATCAATTAAAAATTTCAGAAGAGAAAACACAGCTGAAAGTTTCAGTAAAAAAATCCTATTTTAAAGGAAATCATTATTTAATTGAATCTGATTTTAAAGACAAAACAATATTCTTTAACAATCAATTTCCATTAAAAAAAGGAACTATCTGTAGGCTGAAAATTTCAGAAATGATTTAA
- a CDS encoding NADP-dependent oxidoreductase, producing the protein MNKVILLKNRPKAKPSLQDFDFIEEEKPQPKEGEILLKTKYVSVDPYLRGRMRDEKSYIAPFEVGKPLESGIIAEVIETNNKNFQKGDFVNGMLQWKQFQTSNGNGLNKVDNKNAPLKAYLGVLGLTGLTAYLGLEKIGKLQKGETLLVSGAAGAVGSVAGQIGKIKGCRVVGIAGSEEKIDRIQEKFGFDDAINYKTTDNMKMAIAAACPDGVDVYYDNVGGDILDAALQNMNKYGRVINCGAISLYNKSEIPTGPRVETTLIKNSILMQGFTVRDFVKDFGPAQQQLAKWMEADKLEYMETVVEGFENIPQAFIDLFDGKNKGKMIVVV; encoded by the coding sequence ATGAACAAAGTAATTCTATTAAAAAATCGTCCAAAAGCAAAACCATCTCTTCAAGATTTTGATTTTATTGAAGAAGAAAAGCCACAACCCAAGGAAGGTGAAATACTGCTAAAAACGAAATACGTTTCTGTAGATCCATACTTGCGCGGAAGAATGCGCGACGAGAAATCATATATAGCACCTTTTGAAGTTGGAAAACCATTGGAATCTGGAATAATTGCTGAGGTTATTGAAACCAATAACAAAAACTTTCAAAAAGGTGATTTTGTAAATGGAATGCTCCAGTGGAAACAATTTCAAACTTCAAACGGAAATGGTTTGAATAAAGTTGACAATAAAAATGCACCTTTAAAAGCATATTTGGGTGTTCTAGGACTAACAGGATTGACTGCTTATCTAGGTTTAGAAAAAATAGGAAAGCTTCAAAAAGGTGAAACTCTTTTAGTTTCTGGAGCGGCCGGAGCAGTAGGAAGCGTTGCTGGACAAATAGGAAAAATAAAAGGTTGTAGAGTTGTGGGAATTGCAGGAAGTGAAGAAAAAATTGACCGAATTCAAGAGAAATTTGGCTTTGATGACGCAATCAATTACAAAACAACGGATAATATGAAAATGGCTATTGCCGCAGCCTGTCCTGATGGAGTAGATGTTTATTATGACAACGTAGGTGGCGACATTCTGGATGCTGCTTTGCAAAATATGAACAAATACGGACGCGTAATTAACTGCGGCGCCATTTCGCTTTATAATAAATCTGAAATACCAACAGGCCCTAGGGTTGAAACAACGCTCATTAAAAATAGTATTTTAATGCAAGGGTTTACAGTTCGTGATTTTGTAAAAGATTTTGGCCCCGCTCAACAACAGCTAGCCAAATGGATGGAGGCAGATAAACTGGAATATATGGAAACGGTAGTGGAAGGTTTTGAGAATATTCCGCAGGCTTTTATTGACTTGTTTGATGGAAAGAATAAAGGGAAGATGATTGTTGTTGTTTAA
- a CDS encoding FUSC family protein: MKFQKNILTNTLKELSEYFNSTDFSKAILLGIALTVPIIVGVKLDALQVGITITLGAMLASPSDVSGSIRHKITGILMATFLAMIVSLIGAYLHFSLWVLLPILGFLMFCISYIAIYGFRASLISFSGLLALVLSFSKVSSDMQPYERMLLIGIGGLWYAALSLIRHLIFPKAPTEYYLSKTLKLTADYLKTRGELVAETTDRNELLKKLLTTQTELTAVHETLRDILIKSRKDSGKSKYEGNRMLIFVQLVDMLELAMANPVNYSKTDTFFKNKPEQLVDFQGLLFAMSSRLNIIADNLSTPKRIRKNTKIEDFQKKIKDDISEYAAASDQTFDENLLLLKNLFKYQQDQIKKLEKIEWLLENPGQREISILKKEDTRRFLTKQNYEFEVLAVNLNLRSPIFKHALRLGVMSMIGYGVGMLFEVQNPYWILLTLIVIMRPTFGLTKTRSKERTIGTLIGGALAVGIVLLTQNTTVYGILAIASLVIAFSMVQRNYKASATFITLSVVFIYALLQPNIFNVIQYRVMDTLIGAGLATLGNLFLWPAWEIQSMQNTLLETVKANRIYLEEIIGYYTKKGAIPAQYKVARKKAFLEVSDLSTAFQRMTQEPKSRQKSLDKVYEIVVLNHNFLSSLASVSTYILNNPTTPASKNFKKVSKKIVQNLSDAEGILKEEISSKEIEQTTSPEDIFEATFGISINFSEEEKTQPQTDDFHSKLEEAHLIREQLKWLLAMSEKMPKLLRETEF, translated from the coding sequence TTGAAATTTCAAAAAAATATACTAACCAATACTCTAAAAGAGCTCTCGGAATACTTTAACAGTACCGATTTTTCAAAAGCAATACTTTTGGGAATTGCGCTCACTGTTCCAATAATAGTTGGAGTAAAACTTGATGCGTTGCAAGTTGGCATTACCATTACGCTTGGTGCGATGCTTGCTTCTCCTAGCGATGTTAGCGGAAGTATTCGGCATAAAATAACCGGGATTCTCATGGCTACTTTTCTAGCCATGATTGTGAGTTTGATAGGTGCATATTTACACTTTTCACTCTGGGTATTACTCCCAATTCTGGGGTTTTTAATGTTCTGCATTTCATACATCGCTATTTACGGATTTCGGGCATCACTAATAAGTTTTTCAGGACTTTTGGCATTAGTTCTTAGTTTTTCCAAGGTTTCCAGCGATATGCAACCTTATGAAAGAATGCTGCTAATTGGCATTGGTGGACTTTGGTATGCGGCACTTTCGCTAATTCGTCATTTAATTTTTCCAAAAGCACCCACAGAATATTATCTTTCAAAAACGCTAAAATTAACAGCAGATTACCTAAAAACGCGTGGCGAATTGGTTGCCGAAACTACTGATCGAAACGAGCTTCTAAAAAAATTATTGACTACACAAACTGAGCTTACCGCCGTTCACGAAACGCTTCGAGATATATTGATCAAAAGTAGAAAAGACTCCGGAAAAAGTAAATACGAAGGCAACCGAATGCTGATTTTTGTGCAATTGGTAGATATGCTGGAGCTGGCAATGGCAAATCCAGTTAACTATTCAAAGACTGATACCTTTTTCAAAAACAAACCTGAGCAATTAGTAGACTTTCAAGGGTTACTTTTTGCAATGAGTAGCAGACTAAATATAATTGCCGATAATCTTTCTACTCCGAAAAGGATTCGTAAAAATACCAAGATTGAAGATTTTCAGAAAAAGATAAAAGATGATATTTCAGAATATGCTGCGGCTTCGGATCAAACCTTTGACGAAAATTTATTACTTCTAAAAAATCTATTTAAATATCAACAAGATCAAATTAAGAAGCTTGAAAAAATTGAATGGCTACTAGAAAACCCTGGTCAGCGTGAGATTTCAATATTGAAAAAAGAAGATACGCGCAGATTTTTAACCAAACAGAATTATGAATTTGAAGTCTTAGCCGTAAATCTAAACCTTCGTTCCCCAATTTTCAAGCACGCACTGCGGCTCGGAGTGATGTCTATGATTGGTTATGGTGTAGGAATGCTGTTTGAAGTTCAAAATCCGTATTGGATCTTATTGACGCTTATCGTGATTATGCGACCAACTTTTGGACTAACAAAAACACGTTCCAAAGAAAGAACTATAGGTACGCTAATTGGTGGCGCGCTGGCGGTAGGTATTGTTTTGCTAACCCAAAACACAACGGTTTATGGTATTTTGGCAATCGCCTCACTCGTTATCGCGTTTTCAATGGTACAACGAAACTATAAAGCATCTGCAACCTTTATAACCTTGAGTGTGGTTTTTATTTATGCGCTTTTGCAGCCCAATATTTTCAACGTTATTCAATATCGTGTGATGGATACTTTGATAGGTGCTGGATTGGCAACTTTGGGAAATTTGTTTCTTTGGCCTGCTTGGGAAATCCAAAGTATGCAAAATACATTGTTGGAAACCGTTAAAGCAAACCGAATTTATCTAGAGGAAATTATTGGTTACTACACTAAAAAAGGAGCTATTCCAGCACAATATAAAGTAGCGCGGAAGAAGGCTTTTTTAGAAGTTTCAGACCTAAGTACGGCGTTTCAAAGAATGACTCAAGAACCAAAATCAAGACAGAAAAGTCTTGACAAGGTTTACGAAATTGTAGTTTTGAATCATAATTTTTTATCGTCGTTAGCTTCAGTTAGCACCTATATATTGAACAATCCTACTACGCCGGCTTCAAAAAATTTCAAAAAAGTTTCTAAAAAAATTGTTCAAAATCTATCCGATGCTGAAGGTATTTTAAAAGAAGAAATCTCTTCAAAAGAAATTGAACAAACAACCAGTCCTGAAGATATTTTTGAAGCAACTTTTGGAATAAGCATCAATTTTTCTGAAGAAGAAAAAACCCAGCCACAAACAGATGATTTCCATTCAAAACTTGAAGAAGCACATTTAATTCGGGAACAGTTAAAATGGTTATTGGCAATGAGTGAAAAGATGCCGAAGCTTTTAAGAGAAACGGAATTTTAG
- the mtgA gene encoding monofunctional biosynthetic peptidoglycan transglycosylase: protein MIKKLFKFIFKLLLWFIGLTVFWVLLYKFVPVPYTPLMAIRSIEGGKNYKTRHDWVPIEEISPYLQLAVICAEDQTFLSHSGFDREAIEKALKNNEKGKKIRGGSTISQQTAKNAFLWPGRTWFRKGMEAYFTLLIETLWSKERILEVYLNSVEMGKGVYGAEAASQYWFKKSAKNLRAENAAAIAAILPSPQRYSANPPGAYVVRRTQWIVRQMRYYGPFTLEKQEPKEPKEKKSKNKK from the coding sequence ATGATTAAAAAACTATTCAAATTTATTTTCAAACTTTTACTTTGGTTCATAGGGCTAACTGTTTTTTGGGTTCTGCTTTATAAATTTGTTCCCGTTCCTTACACTCCTTTAATGGCCATTCGCTCCATTGAAGGCGGCAAAAACTACAAAACCCGTCACGATTGGGTTCCGATTGAAGAAATCTCGCCATACTTACAGCTTGCAGTTATTTGCGCCGAAGACCAAACGTTCTTAAGTCACAGCGGTTTCGATAGAGAAGCGATAGAAAAAGCACTTAAAAATAACGAAAAAGGGAAAAAAATTAGAGGCGGAAGTACCATCTCCCAACAAACCGCAAAGAATGCTTTTCTCTGGCCAGGCCGTACATGGTTTAGAAAGGGAATGGAAGCCTATTTTACCTTGCTAATTGAAACACTCTGGAGCAAGGAACGAATTTTGGAGGTATATTTGAATAGTGTAGAAATGGGCAAAGGAGTATATGGCGCAGAAGCTGCATCACAATACTGGTTTAAGAAATCTGCAAAAAACCTTCGAGCCGAAAATGCTGCAGCAATTGCTGCTATTTTACCTAGTCCGCAGCGTTACAGCGCGAATCCGCCTGGAGCATACGTGGTGCGTAGAACACAATGGATTGTCCGACAAATGAGGTATTACGGACCTTTCACCTTAGAAAAACAAGAGCCAAAAGAACCTAAAGAGAAAAAGAGTAAAAATAAAAAATGA